One segment of Clostridia bacterium DNA contains the following:
- a CDS encoding ABC transporter permease: MKAMVFAKRNIKEILRDPLSLIFLIAFPIVLLLFFEILIFSMGKNVLDATPQFKIDNLAASITIFSFSFCTLFIGMLISKDRTSSFVTRLRTTPMTTKDFIFGYLMPMLPLAMAQVIICFLVSMIFGLKISVNLLLAIIVFIPSAVMFLALGILIGSVFSDKAVGGISSLIINLAVILGGMFFPLRIMKGAFVTVAYIFPFAHAVDLAVYAINGQFSKILIPLLVVSLYAVALLTLALLVFRKKLIIDKN; encoded by the coding sequence ATGAAAGCAATGGTTTTTGCAAAAAGAAATATAAAAGAAATCTTGAGAGATCCTCTAAGCCTAATATTTTTGATAGCATTTCCTATCGTTTTGCTGTTGTTTTTTGAAATTCTGATTTTTAGTATGGGCAAAAATGTTTTAGATGCAACGCCGCAATTTAAAATTGACAATCTTGCTGCAAGTATTACTATATTCAGCTTTTCATTTTGCACATTATTTATTGGTATGTTAATTTCGAAAGATCGCACTTCTTCTTTTGTAACAAGACTTAGAACAACACCTATGACTACAAAAGACTTCATTTTCGGATATTTGATGCCTATGCTGCCTCTTGCTATGGCTCAAGTAATCATTTGCTTTTTGGTCTCTATGATTTTTGGACTTAAGATCAGCGTCAATTTGCTATTGGCGATTATAGTGTTTATACCTTCAGCAGTTATGTTTTTGGCTTTGGGTATATTAATTGGCTCAGTATTTTCAGATAAGGCGGTTGGTGGAATTTCTTCGCTTATAATAAATTTAGCGGTAATCTTAGGCGGAATGTTTTTTCCGCTTCGCATTATGAAAGGCGCGTTTGTAACTGTTGCATATATCTTTCCTTTTGCACATGCTGTAGATTTGGCTGTTTATGCAATCAACGGACAATTTTCAAAGATTTTGATTCCACTATTGGTAGTTTCGCTTTATGCGGTTGCTTTATTGACTTTAGCGCTTTTGGTTTTTAGAAAAAAACTTATAATCGATAAGAATTAA